A window from Candidatus Zixiibacteriota bacterium encodes these proteins:
- a CDS encoding hemerythrin domain-containing protein: MNPTAILSDEHRVIEVVLTAVERLAEEALREGRLDRESAEKAVDFIRSFADKCHHGKEENHLFAALIENGMTKEGGPVGQMLYEHDQGRQFVAGMAGNIEAASGGDATAVRAFAHNAGGYVELLRAHIQKEDRVLFPMADRILSGDEQNRLLEAFGHVESHHMGEGTHAKYLKLAVALADKYGVPHKIEVKTSCGCHH, from the coding sequence ATGAATCCTACAGCAATCCTATCCGATGAACATCGGGTGATAGAAGTAGTCCTCACGGCTGTCGAGCGGCTCGCAGAAGAAGCGCTCCGCGAGGGCAGGCTCGATCGTGAATCGGCCGAGAAGGCGGTCGACTTCATTCGTTCTTTCGCCGACAAATGCCACCACGGCAAGGAGGAAAACCACCTGTTCGCGGCGCTGATCGAAAACGGAATGACTAAAGAAGGCGGCCCGGTCGGGCAGATGCTTTACGAGCACGATCAGGGCCGGCAGTTTGTGGCGGGCATGGCGGGGAATATCGAGGCGGCGTCGGGCGGCGACGCCACCGCTGTGCGGGCGTTCGCTCACAACGCCGGCGGCTATGTGGAACTGCTGCGCGCCCATATCCAGAAAGAGGACCGGGTGTTGTTCCCCATGGCTGACCGCATACTCAGCGGCGACGAGCAAAACCGCCTGCTCGAGGCGTTCGGCCACGTGGAGTCTCATCACATGGGTGAGGGGACGCACGCGAAGTATTTGAAACTGGCGGTCGCACTGGCGGACAAATACGGGGTGCCCCACAAGATCGAAGTAAAAACCTCCTGCGGCTGCCATCATTAG
- a CDS encoding ABC transporter permease codes for MDYSRVLQISTDSLTAHKLRTALTMLGVIMGVAAVVSMLSIGEGAKQEALEQISILGINNIIVNARIPEETPGAIQSLGRSPGLCLEDGANIAQFSDLVVNVVPQRFEPIPTVGYSGGEAAVRVVATEPSFVYSSSIDVERGRFITELDNDEFSQVCVLGAKAKRELFAFEDPIGKSVRAGDLDFVVIGVMADKYIGRGKVEGLELKNFNEDVYIPFRTAAKKFDRVVPQAERQIFWRHGGMTETEPQQAYNTPEIDQLTITVADLEFIPAVSKLVQQVLKRRHGGVEDYEIVVPESLLRQSQKTQQIFNIVMGAIAGLSLLVGGIGIMNIMLATVLERTREIGVRRAVGARQSDILRQFLLEAVVICLLGCAIGLAVGYIISRAITFYAGWPTIISLFSIVLAVGVSTAVGLIFGIYPARKAAQLDVIESLRYE; via the coding sequence ATGGATTACAGCCGAGTCTTACAAATATCGACCGATTCGCTCACCGCGCACAAGCTCCGTACCGCCCTGACCATGCTGGGCGTGATCATGGGGGTGGCGGCGGTGGTGTCGATGTTATCAATCGGCGAGGGGGCCAAGCAGGAAGCGCTCGAACAGATCTCGATTCTCGGGATCAATAATATAATCGTCAACGCGCGGATCCCCGAAGAGACTCCCGGGGCGATCCAGTCTTTGGGGCGTTCGCCGGGTCTTTGCCTTGAGGACGGCGCCAATATCGCTCAGTTCAGTGATCTGGTGGTAAACGTGGTGCCGCAACGCTTCGAACCGATTCCGACGGTTGGTTACTCAGGCGGCGAGGCGGCGGTGCGCGTAGTAGCGACCGAGCCGTCGTTCGTCTATTCATCGTCAATCGACGTCGAACGGGGACGGTTTATCACCGAATTAGACAACGATGAGTTCTCGCAGGTGTGCGTGCTGGGAGCGAAGGCGAAGCGGGAGTTGTTTGCCTTTGAAGATCCGATCGGCAAATCGGTGCGAGCCGGGGATCTCGATTTTGTCGTGATCGGCGTGATGGCGGACAAATATATCGGCCGCGGCAAGGTTGAGGGTCTCGAACTTAAGAACTTCAACGAGGACGTGTACATTCCCTTTCGCACCGCCGCCAAGAAGTTCGACCGGGTGGTTCCCCAGGCGGAGCGGCAGATTTTCTGGCGCCACGGCGGCATGACCGAGACCGAACCGCAGCAAGCATACAACACTCCCGAAATAGATCAGCTCACCATAACTGTTGCCGACCTCGAATTCATCCCCGCGGTCAGCAAACTTGTGCAGCAGGTTCTCAAGCGCCGCCACGGTGGAGTAGAAGATTATGAAATTGTCGTTCCCGAGTCGCTGCTGCGCCAGTCCCAGAAGACACAGCAAATATTCAATATCGTGATGGGCGCAATCGCCGGGCTTTCGCTGTTGGTGGGCGGTATCGGTATCATGAACATCATGTTGGCGACCGTGCTCGAACGCACTCGCGAGATCGGCGTCCGGCGGGCGGTGGGAGCGCGCCAGAGCGATATCCTCCGCCAGTTTCTGCTCGAAGCGGTGGTCATCTGCTTGCTGGGCTGCGCGATCGGCCTGGCGGTGGGCTATATTATCTCCCGCGCGATTACTTTTTATGCCGGCTGGCCGACGATTATCTCTCTGTTTTCGATTGTTCTGGCGGTCGGCGTTTCCACCGCGGTTGGACTGATCTTCGGGATCTATCCTGCGCGCAAGGCGGCTCAACTGGACGTGATCGAGTCGCTCCGGTACGAATAA
- a CDS encoding lysophospholipid acyltransferase family protein translates to MASLKHRIEYLAALFGMAVANVLSARLADAFGAALGRVAHLLLTSRRRLAFDNMKQALGTELTDRQIRDLVRGVFTNLGRTAVGLARFRRMDSSDTKAIVDGSALGPVRRALEAGRGAVIVSAHYGNWELCGTGLAALGFPTHALALTQQNPLINGLVINLRERIGVKVWEVPANTRPVFRALQDNHLVLMIADQHASAGTLVMDFFGRPAAVARGPALFALRCDCPLVPVLLRRDNYDRHVYVVGDVILPPHSGDDEADIRAMTAAYLSFLEAQIRNRPELWMWTHDRWKIKVRVSNYAEESA, encoded by the coding sequence ATGGCGTCGCTGAAACATCGTATCGAATATCTGGCCGCCCTTTTCGGGATGGCTGTCGCCAATGTCCTGTCGGCCCGCCTGGCCGATGCCTTCGGAGCGGCGCTGGGGCGAGTGGCCCATCTTCTGCTCACATCGCGCCGCCGCCTGGCCTTTGACAACATGAAACAGGCGCTGGGAACAGAGTTGACAGATCGCCAGATTCGTGATCTTGTCAGAGGTGTGTTCACCAATCTCGGACGGACAGCAGTGGGGCTGGCTCGGTTCCGGCGGATGGACTCCAGTGATACCAAGGCTATCGTGGACGGCTCCGCTCTGGGGCCGGTGAGACGGGCGCTCGAGGCGGGTCGCGGCGCGGTGATCGTGTCGGCGCACTACGGCAACTGGGAGCTGTGCGGCACCGGTCTGGCGGCGCTCGGGTTTCCGACCCACGCTTTGGCGCTAACACAGCAGAATCCGCTGATTAACGGGCTGGTGATTAATCTTCGCGAGCGGATTGGTGTCAAGGTGTGGGAAGTTCCGGCCAATACGCGGCCGGTCTTTCGGGCGTTGCAGGACAACCACCTGGTGCTCATGATCGCCGATCAACACGCCTCCGCGGGCACGCTGGTGATGGACTTTTTCGGGCGACCGGCCGCGGTGGCGCGCGGGCCCGCCCTTTTTGCGCTCCGCTGCGACTGCCCCCTGGTACCGGTGCTGCTGCGACGAGACAATTATGATCGGCATGTGTACGTGGTCGGAGATGTCATTTTGCCGCCGCACTCGGGCGATGACGAGGCGGATATCCGCGCCATGACTGCCGCGTACTTGAGTTTTCTCGAAGCGCAGATCCGGAATCGGCCCGAGCTGTGGATGTGGACCCATGACCGGTGGAAGATCAAAGTACGGGTGAGCAACTATGCGGAGGAATCGGCGTAG
- a CDS encoding efflux RND transporter periplasmic adaptor subunit: protein MSKYAIGALVLIIIVGGYLGVNALFTKGYEIPTVQASVGPLNITQQATGTVDAARAYTLSAPRIRSLQITWLAPEGSHVEVGDTIIKFDATQQLAELADNESTLKIMQTTLERAKQEYTIQKKNLELELQRAERKYDEQKHEAPRLAEEARLELDLAKLNYQGKLDQLTSDVQKAELEVQRARDKVNIARKELEQMTITAPIPGMVVYLEIWKGSAMAKVQEGDSPWPGQGLVNLPDLSEMIVKAAVSEVDAARVDSGQQVIVTLDAVPDRKYAGEVIKKSTLARKKDPNSKINVFDIEVVIDDKDEQLKPGMSAACRIVIDQTPDLVKVPLEAVFEKEGRTVVYLDNKREAEVKVGRRNDMEIEITEGLKGGEKICLVDPTLEEPTLPGEKATEPELNKGRRMPQGEGAQRPQGGQQHPQGGRRPR from the coding sequence GTGAGTAAATATGCTATCGGCGCTCTGGTTTTAATCATCATTGTCGGCGGGTATCTCGGCGTAAACGCGCTCTTTACCAAAGGGTACGAGATCCCCACGGTGCAGGCGAGTGTCGGCCCGCTGAATATCACGCAGCAGGCGACCGGCACGGTCGATGCCGCCCGGGCGTACACGCTTTCCGCACCGCGAATACGCAGCCTGCAGATCACCTGGCTCGCGCCGGAGGGGTCACATGTTGAGGTCGGCGACACAATAATCAAGTTCGACGCCACCCAGCAGCTGGCCGAGCTGGCCGACAACGAGTCGACTCTCAAGATCATGCAGACCACCCTCGAGCGCGCCAAGCAGGAGTACACCATCCAGAAAAAGAACCTGGAACTTGAGCTGCAGCGCGCTGAGCGCAAGTACGATGAGCAGAAGCACGAGGCGCCCCGCCTGGCCGAGGAGGCCAGGCTGGAGCTCGACCTGGCCAAGCTGAATTACCAGGGGAAACTGGACCAGTTGACGTCGGATGTACAGAAAGCTGAGCTGGAAGTCCAGCGGGCTCGCGACAAAGTCAATATCGCGCGCAAGGAACTGGAGCAGATGACGATCACTGCGCCTATCCCGGGTATGGTGGTCTATCTCGAAATCTGGAAGGGGAGCGCGATGGCCAAAGTGCAGGAGGGTGATTCCCCCTGGCCGGGCCAGGGACTGGTCAATCTGCCGGATTTGAGCGAGATGATTGTCAAGGCGGCGGTGTCCGAAGTGGACGCGGCGCGAGTGGACTCCGGGCAACAGGTGATTGTTACGCTCGACGCAGTTCCCGATCGAAAATACGCCGGCGAGGTAATCAAGAAGAGCACTCTGGCCCGAAAGAAAGATCCCAATTCCAAGATCAACGTTTTTGATATCGAAGTGGTTATTGACGACAAGGACGAGCAGCTCAAGCCGGGTATGTCGGCGGCCTGCCGCATCGTAATCGACCAAACGCCTGACCTGGTCAAGGTTCCGCTCGAAGCGGTCTTCGAGAAAGAGGGTCGGACGGTGGTTTACCTGGACAACAAGCGCGAGGCTGAAGTGAAAGTCGGCCGTCGCAACGACATGGAAATCGAGATTACCGAGGGGCTCAAGGGGGGCGAGAAGATCTGTCTGGTCGATCCTACCCTGGAAGAGCCCACCCTGCCCGGTGAAAAGGCGACCGAACCGGAATTGAACAAGGGACGGCGCATGCCCCAGGGCGAGGGCGCTCAAAGGCCGCAAGGGGGTCAGCAGCACCCGCAGGGGGGGCGCAGGCCGCGCTGA
- a CDS encoding Rrf2 family transcriptional regulator — MISRTGIHATLALSFLAQLRSGEYAGAAKIAREVGAPQNYLGKLLKQLAELGLLESQKGFGGGFRLARKSVRITLYDILEPVERVSKWNGCFMGRSRCDENSPCALHDRWSRIRDEYMGFLKATTLADVANGDAKVQKKPVRHRRRT; from the coding sequence GATTTCCCGAACCGGTATCCACGCCACGCTCGCGCTCTCGTTCCTGGCCCAACTGCGGTCGGGCGAGTACGCCGGTGCGGCCAAGATCGCCAGAGAAGTCGGCGCCCCGCAAAACTACCTGGGCAAGCTGCTCAAGCAGTTGGCCGAGTTGGGGTTACTGGAGTCACAGAAAGGTTTCGGCGGCGGTTTCCGGCTCGCCCGGAAAAGCGTCCGGATCACTCTGTACGACATCCTGGAGCCGGTCGAGCGGGTCAGCAAGTGGAACGGCTGCTTTATGGGGCGCTCCCGGTGCGACGAGAATTCGCCCTGCGCCCTACACGATCGCTGGAGCCGGATTCGGGACGAATACATGGGTTTCCTAAAAGCGACTACGCTGGCCGATGTGGCCAACGGTGACGCAAAAGTACAGAAAAAGCCGGTTCGTCATCGACGACGAACTTAA